Proteins from a single region of Syngnathus scovelli strain Florida chromosome 7, RoL_Ssco_1.2, whole genome shotgun sequence:
- the brca2 gene encoding breast cancer type 2 susceptibility protein isoform X1, whose protein sequence is MPKRTKYSGAFQSRGVNFLPSQSMYDCLTEELWKELGQVDPDWFQVLTTRASKEANLSDSDDQEELCPNQEANFKTPLRKTVSACVPQSSTPRVFRRSCVASPDSADQQENELLPWGARSLSLFGPTKDTVPHSNDGIAHSRIPDWLDLIHTPQASLTSYTRQIAESLGADLHPDISWTSSLNTPPPLPSTLILSKTDESPSTMTICMDKSAVLVRKLFPSLSNNVRAEVAAVQNSDPLEVLRDADLPEASPHPTPQKSPQRSPEQPPEAAGDRVIQSPAAGVLDRTENNQCAFPTDSEGRERRQEDDGNASDVATEPKSSDQAQPVEPEDNALTQWSPLSLSDIALPIAAAAQVADQCATSLASEANCARPIRLSFNFAAFTKKKTKFIYVIDKEKHSVKDTYLIPDNKLPANDGKEELQQREEKPPSSLQDNPQDLDMSQLGRAFAQDFSQMSCPSAPRKLGLPPPPRGFSPLTRPTASKFAPRKTKSPGDGEAPLDESGDSGFLSAGADISQLTASCAEKREASHPNKNNKQNELCSEDLLLDTWTDTKDASAPTPATLKELAHHLVSVQSHEETANVSPLDRTSDKRMEMWTANVQKAEGLFEQQQPIKSESHSTASISEKCTRKDENSKVTEESPQDFSQSFKQGHIAPESLANGYHDDVKEEIPAHSCPPRDSQNKCLEEDRSDTNGFSSPTKQGQNAPESPGNSSAVTCQGDQASECRRDAREQIPATPESPNYQLSASQKADVKALCSLLEEEGSQFDFTQFRSIKSEPKADKVLEPSLLTGMDFNDSFCAEAKEKSPINPEEQAGVAKQPLLAHKMESEETIPEKLEESVPSVYKKCLTKSKHLFPPSVENSSEALRVHGSRKAHQFIDASENVEPLRGFFSSVQGASKMMPRVPHNGFQMASGKSVVISPSAMQRAQSVFKENPADGKPLTNMAASLNLATGKSQSVSAEAQEEQRSLSAINAELSGFQTAAGKQVAVSAAALNKAKSLLDDCPELEEHPAHRSTFRKSEPASFSSNTLDLGSTSKSNPQTLDAQNLENGANSDFPTGGFSTASGKKVSVSEGALAKAKHILKEDNPSVQSQRGSSSLLLHQQQLDGFQTAKGKPLAVSSAALKKAKLLLDACTEVKEDPACRPPDRKSDLEKSALFLDQSLLENVTSASENPDKDITDSRDAMSAVGASESKLGNETAAPLREHRDVSGFSTASGKSVSVSDEAMTRAKSIWSDASVQNDKRDSLQNVASPAAGGRRAKFFTSDVPTSPSAACGFSTASGKNVLVSDNAVARAKALLDDKDSGFPSSAAEKKATHPLNEDRDPKTGDKMSSCGFSSASGRPVAVSSRALLKAKALFDEVAPLGAHEKNFSVPSPAALAQTPSTRFGEEGNPHRWQTSNETPEDGAMVNLEPSDLTDCTETQQLFLAREALDCTKALLEDENIAASLEDARPEKDACCHVRGQAPGKRSAENTQRPEQPPAKRALLDQLDRCVDSRRGVRLCPLTSCPKGLTKDRPALTSNVLLGPNITRPLSDGTGYMEAAASPRSERQPSLTLLPPWFKKGEAQRRRNDDAISPPAFVPPFRRVVEQSAIKPFGSDPQKTTQSSMTAPHAIASDQSMSRDVSIQSPPADACWSQGTAPDDVELARDMQDMRICKKKHQTIRPLPGALFRAKASGAARIRLKDAVAQRPPTKYTRKQLYECGVHEYVCDVTGQTAEAFRFHLQLFYKKEALAGIQLADGGRLIPGGDGTAGKEHFYKALCDTPGVDPKLMSDDWVHNHYRWIVWKLACMERSFPESMGGRCLTPERVLLQLKYRYDVEVDHSRRPALRKITEKDDTAAKTLVLCVCGVDSGGPVENACAVVWLTDGWYALRTQLDEPLSQLLRRGRLAEGGKLITHGAQLVGSQEACAPLEAPHSLMLKIFANSTRPARWDTKLGFHRDPRPFLLPLSSLYSNGGPVGCVDIVVLRSYPLQWMERKSDGGVVFRSARAEEKEEAHYNSRKQKAMEALYAKMEAELEQEDKESKLQARRRSVSHRDVKGLQDGQELYEAVGDDLAELEAHLSERQLETLQAYRRSLVDKKRAQLLDRYQNADDGLASCPQRDVTPVWRLCVADSLNPTGAIYQLNLWRPSSDTLALLKEGRRYKVYNLTTSNRKKRDGLATLQLSANIKTQFQDLQVTKLTSPEWLSACFQPRVSTEFVALQNLEFHPPCGEVDLTGCVVSVLDGKGPSPAFYLVDRNMNFVKVRCFISLLQADLLDVMRPGVLLALSNLQLRGQSTRPTPVVYAGDLTVFSTNPKEEHLQKVLAQLRNLVRERENFLACAEDKLSQVLKSDVWSSVCSPSLKTPPTQHLRTNQPIKSLGCFTPLSRNFQPPANASSSEKDPRTWKRRRAVDSLSRVPSPPLFLHPRLAASPSVNKTFTPPRRANAPLTSKSVPPPNLPPLSASPPEVKEEDAWVNDHELAMIDTQALHVSDAL, encoded by the exons ATGCCAAAAAGGACCAAATATTCGGGAGCATTTCAGTCTCGAGGAGTGAATTTCTTACCATCACAGAGCATGTACGACTGTTTGACAGAAGAACTCTGGAAAG AGTTGGGACAGGTGGACCCCGACTGGTTCCAGGTGTTGACCACACGAGCATCGAAAGAAGCAAACCTCTCCGATTCAGATGATCAAGAAGAACTTTGTCCCAATCAGGAGGCAAATTTCAAGACGCCTTTACGCAAAACAGTTTCTGCCTGTGTGCCACAGTCTTCAACACCTCGAGTGTTCAGACGGAGCTGTGTTGCGTCCCCGGACAGTGCCGACCAGCAAG agaatgaactgctgccatggGGCGCCAGGAGTCTGTCTTTGTTTGGGCCTACCAAAGACAC GGTCCCACATTCAAATGATGGAATTGCACACTCACGCATTCCTGACTGGTTGG ATCTGATTCACACGCCACAAGCATCTCTA ACCAGTTACACACGGCAAATCGCGGAAAGCTTGGGTGCCGACCTCCACCCTGACATCTCATGGACCAGCTCTCTCAATACGCCACCGCCTCTGCCTTCCACCCTCATTTTAT CTAAGACAGATGAAAGTCCCAGCACGATGACAATTTGTATGGACAAGAGCGCCGTG CTGGTTCGGAAGCTTTTCCCTTCTCTGTCCAACAATGTCAGGGCAGAAGTTGCGGCTGTACAAAACAGCGACCCGCTTGAGGTCCTACGAG ATGCTGATTTGCCAGAGGCCAGCCCTCATCCAACCCCCCAAAAATCCCCTCAGAGATCCCCGGAGCAGCCCCCTGAAGCCGCCGGGGACCGGGTGATCCAGAGCCCGGCGGCCGGTGTTCTTGACCGGACCGAAAACAATCAGTGCGCGTTTCCCACTGACAGCGAAGGAAGGGAAAGGAGGCAAGAAGACGACGGCAACGCCTCAGATGTGGCAACGGAGCCCAAGTCCTCTGATCAAGCTCAGCCAGTAGAACCTGAGGACAATGCACTGACACAGTGGTCACCGTTGAGTTTATCAGACATTGCGCTTCCCATCGCCGCTGCTGCACAAGTGGCAGATCAATGTGCAACATCACTAGCGAGTGAAGCCAATTGTGCCCGTCCAATCAGGCTGTCGTTTAACTTTGCTGCATTTACCAAGAAGAAGACCAAATTTATTTACGTCATTGATAAGGAGAAGCACTCTGTGAAGGACACATACTTGATTCCCGATAATAAGCTGCCTGCCAATGATGGAAAGGAGGAGCTTCAACAACGGGAAGAAAAGCCGCCTTCCTCGCTTCAAGACAACCCGCAGGATTTGGACATGTCGCAGCTTGGCCGAGCATTTGCGCAAGACTTCAGTCAAATGTCGTGTCCGAGCGCTCCGCGTAAATTGggtctgcctcctcctcctcgtggaTTCTCCCCGTTGACCCGTCCGACTGCATCCAAGTTTGCTCCACGCAAGACCAAAAGTCCCGGTGATGGCGAAGCACCTCTTGATGAGTCGGGCGACAGCGGCTTCCTGTCGGCCGGCGCCGACATCTCGCAGCTGACTGCGTCCTGCGCGGAGAAACGTGAAGCCAGTCacccaaacaaaaacaacaaacaaaatgagctgtgctcGGAAGACCTTTTACTCGACACGTGGACCGACACCAAGGACGCATCAGCGCCGACACCAGCGACTTTAAAAGAGTTAGCTCATCATCTAGTTTCCGTTCAGTCTCACGAAGAGACTGCAAATGTGTCACCTTTGGATAGAACGTCCGACAAACGTATGGAGATGTGGACAGCCAACGTGCAGAAAGCAGAAGGACTTTTTGAACAGCAGCAACCGATCAAAAGTGAATCACATTCCACCGCAAGCATTTCTGAAAAGTGTACACGGAAAGATGAAAATAGTAAAGTGACAGAGGAGTCACCACAAGACTTCTCTCAGTCCTTCAAACAAGGTCACATTGCGCCAGAAAGTCTCGCAAACGGTTACCACGATGATGTCAAAGAGGAAATTCCTGCACACTCGTGTCCACCGAGAGATTCCCAAAACAAGTGTCTGGAAGAGGATCGTTCTGACACAAACGGCTTCTCTTCACCCACCAAACAAGGTCAGAATGCTCCAGAAAGTCCCGGAAACTCAAGCGCAGTCACGTGTCAAGGGGATCAAGCCTCGGAATGCCGCCGTGACGCCAGAGAGCAAATTCCCGCAACTCCGGAGTCCCCAAACTACCAGCTGAGTGCCTCCCAGAAAGCCGACGTGAAGGCCTTGTGCAGCCTCCTGGAAGAAGAAGGCAGCCAGTTTGACTTCACGCAGTTCAGAAGCATCAAGTCGGAACCCAAAGCTGACAAAGTGCTTGAACCGTCCTTGCTGACCGGGATGGATTTCAATGACAGCTTTTGCGCAGAGGCCAAGGAGAAGTCGCCAATAAATCCTGAAGAACAAGCCGGTGTTGCTAAGCAACCCCTCCTCGCACATAAAATGGAAAGCGAAGAAACAATCCCCGAAAAGCTCGAAGAAAGCGTCCCAAGCGTTTACAAAAAATGCCTGACAAAAAGCAAACATTTATTTCCGCCGAGCGTTGAAAACAGTAGCGaggcgctgcgtgtgcacggctCCCGGAAAGCCCATCAATTTATTGACGCCTCCGAGAACGTCGAGCCGCTTCGAGGCTTCTTTTCGTCCGTCCAAGGCGCTTCCAAAATGATGCCGCGCGTGCCTCACAATGGCTTTCAGATGGCCAGTGGCAAAAGTGTTGTGATTTCGCCCAGCGCCATGCAAAGGGCACAGTCTGTCTTCAAAGAAAACCCGGCGGATGGAAAGCCCCTCACCAATATGGCCGCCTCCCTCAATCTTGCCACAGGGAAGAGCCAATCCGTGTCGGCTGAGGCCCAAGAAGAGCAAAGAAGCTTGTCAGCCATCAACGCTGAGCTGAGCGGATTCCAAACAGCGGCAGGGAAACAAGTTGCCGTTTCCGCCGCTGCTCTGAACAAAGCCAAATCCTTGCTAGATGATTGTCCTGAACTTGAGGAACATCCAGCCCATCGCTCAACATTCAGGAAAAGTGAGCCTGCGTCATTTTCAAGCAATACTCTCGACCTCGGCTCCACTTCAAAGTCAAACCCGCAGACGCTGGATGCTCAAAACCTTGAAAACGGGGCAAATTCAGATTTTCCTACTGGCGGATTCTCCACCGCCAGTGGTAAAAAAGTTTCGGTGTCTGAGGGGGCCCTGGCAAAAGCCAAACACATTTTGAAAGAAGACAACCCGAGTGTGCAGTCGCAGCGCGGAagctcctccctcctcctccatcaGCAGCAGCTGGACGGCTTCCAAACAGCCAAAGGCAAACCTCTTGCTGTTTCCTCTGCTGCACTTAAGAAGGCAAAATTGTTGCTTGATGCTTGCACTGAAGTCAAAGAAGATCCCGCCTGCCGTCCGCCAGACAGAAAAAGTGACCTTGAAAAGTCTGCCTTATTTTTAGACCAGTCGCTCTTGGAAAATGTCACGTCCGCTTCAGAGAATCCAGACAAAGACATCACGGACAGTCGTGACGCAATGTCGGCTGTCGGAGCGAGTGAATCCAAGCTTGGCAACGAGACCGCCGCACCGTTGCGAGAGCATCGAGACGTAAGCGGATTCTCGACTGCCAGCGGGAAGAGCGTGTCTGTGTCCGATGAAGCCATGACGAGAGCCAAATCCATCTGGAGTGACGCTAGCGTGCAAAATGACAAACGGGACAGCCTGCAAAATGTCGCGTCCCCGGCGGCCGGCGGCAGAAGAGCAAAATTCTTCACATCCGACGTGCCGACGTCGCCGTCCGCCGCTTGCGGCTTCAGCACGGCCAGCGGCAAAAATGTTCTTGTGTCTGATAACGCTGTGGCGAGAGCAAAAGCACTCCTGGATGACAAAGACTCCGGCTTCCCGTCGTCTGCGGCCGAAAAGAAAGCAACCCATCCCCTGAACGAGGACCGGGACCCAAAAACAGGTGACAAAATGAGCAGCTGCGGGTTCAGCTCAGCCAGCGGGAGGCCCGTGGCCGTTTCCAGCCGGGCCCTCCTGAAAGCCAAAGCTCTCTTTGATGAAGTCGCTCCACTGGGTGCCCACGAGAAAAACTTCAGCGTCCCTTCACCAGCTGCGCTCGCTCAAACTCCGAGCACACGCTTTGGAGAAGAGGGCAACCCCCACAGGTGGCAAACGTCCAACGAGACGCCGGAAGATGGCGCCATGGTCAACTTGGAGCCCTCGGACCTGACGGACTGCACTGAAACGCAGCAGTTGTTTCTAGCCCGGGAAGCGCTGGACTGCACCAAAGCTTTGCTGGAGGACGAGAATATCGCGGCGAGTTTGGAAGACGCGCGGCCGGAGAAGGACGCCTGCTGTCACGTGCGGGGGCAAGCACCTGGCAAAAGATCAGCAGAAAACACCCAACGGCCCG AGCAACCCCCTGCAAAACGAGCACTGCTGGACCAACTGGACCGATGTGTCGATAGTCGGCGAGGAGTCCGCCTCTGTCCTCTCACGAGCTGTCCCAAAG GTCTGACAAAGGACAGGCCGGCGTTGACGTCCAACGTGTTGCTGGGTCCAAACATCACCAGACCTCTCAG CGACGGCACGGGTTACATGGAGGCTGCCGCGTCACCGAGGAGCGAGCGGCAGCCCTCCTTGACTTTACTTCCTCCGTGGTTCAAGAAGGGCGAGGCGCAAAGGAGGAGGAACGACGACGCGATCTCGCCTCCCGCCTTTGTTCCTCCGTTCAGAAGAGTCGTTGAACAGAGCGCCATAAAACCGTTTGGTAGCGACCctcaaaaaacaacacaaagcagCATGACGGCCCCTCACGCAATCGCCTCGGACCAAAGTATGAGCCGTGACGTCTCGATTCAAAGCCCACCGGCTGACGCGTGTTGGAGTCAAG GGACGGCGCCGGATGACGTTGAGTTGGCGCGAGACATGCAAGACATGAGGATCTGCAAGAAGAAGCACCAGACGATAAGGCCTTTGCCCGGCGCCTTGTTTCGAGCCAAAGCCTCGGGCGCCGCGAGGATACGTTTGAAGGACGCGGTGGCTCAAAGGCCCCCGACCAAGTACACCCGCAAACAG CTGTACGaatgcggcgtgcacgagtacgTGTGCGACGTCACCGGCCAGACCGCCGAGGCTTTTCGCTTCCATCTCCAGCTCTTCTACAAAAAGGAAGCCTTGGCCGGCATCCAACTCGCCGATGGCGGACGGCTAATTCCCGGCGGGGACGGGACAGCCGGCAAAGAGCACTTCTATAA GGCCTTGTGTGACACGCCCGGCGTGGATCCCAAATTGATGAGTGACGACTGGGTGCACAATCACTACAGGTGGATTGTGTGGAAGCTGGCCTGCATGGAGAGGTCCTTCCCAGAAAGCATGGGAGGCCGCTGCCTCACCCCCGAGAGGGTCCTACTGCAGCTCAAGTACAG GTATGACGTGGAGGTGGACCACAGCCGCAGGCCCGCGCTGAGGAAGATCACGGAAAAGGACGACACGGCGGCCAAGACTCTGGTTCTGTGCGTGTGCGGGGTGGACTCGGGAGGCCCGGTGGAAAACGCCTGCGCGGTGGTGTGGCTGACCGATGGCTGGTACGCGCTGAGAACCCAGCTGGATGAGCCCTTGAGCCAGCTGCTCCGCAGGGGCCGACTGGCCGAAGGCGGGAAGCTCATCACCCACGGCGCTCAGCTGGTGGGCTCGCAGGAGGCTTGTGCGCCGCTGGAGGCGCCGCACTCACTTATGTTGAAG ATATTTGCCAATAGTACCAGACCCGCGCGATGGGACACCAAGCTTGGATTTCACCGAGATCCTCGGCCGTTCCTGCTTCCGCTGTCGTCGCTGTACAGTAACGGAGGGCCCGTTGGCTGCGTGGACATTGTGGTTCTGAGAAGTTACCCTCTTCAG tGGATGGAGAGGAAGTCGGACGGAGGCGTGGTGTTCCGCTCGGCCCGCGCCGAAGAGAAGGAGGAAGCTCATTACAACAGCCGTAAGCAGAAGGCCATGGAGGCGCTTTACGCCAAGATGGAAGCCGAGCTGGAACAGGAAGATAAGG AGAGCAAATTACAAGCTCGAAGACGGAGCGTGAGTCATCGAGATGTCAAAGGTTTGCAAGACGGGCAGGAGCTCTACGAGGCTGTGGGAGATGACCTCGCTGAACTGGAG GCCCATCTAAGCGAGCGGCAGCTGGAGACGCTGCAAGCTTACAGACGTTCGCTCGTGGACAAGAAACGGGCGCAGTTGCTGGATCGCTACCAAAACGCGGACGACGGCCTGGCGAGCTGCCCTCAGAGAGACGTCACCCCCGTCTGGAGACTCTGCGTGGCCGACTCTTTGAATCCCACCGGCGCCA tttaccaGTTGAACCTTTGGCGGCCGTCCTCGGACACGCTGGCCTTGCTAAAGGAAGGTCGTCGATACAAAGTCTACAACTTGACCACGTCGAACAGGAAGAAGCGTGACGGTCTTGCCACGCTTCAGCTCAGCGCCAACATAAAGACACAATTTCAGGACCTTCAGGTGACCAAGCTG ACTTCTCCGGAATGGTTATCAGCGTGCTTTCAACCAAGAGTGTCGACCGAATTTGTGGCTCTTCAAAACCTGGAATTCCATCCTCCTTGCGGCGAGGTCGATCTGACAGGATGTGTCGTCAGCGTGCTGGACGGAAAAG GTCCTTCTCCAGCCTTCTACTTGGTGGACCGCAACATGAACTTTGTGAAGGTGCGCTGTTTCATCAGCCTGCTTCAGGCCGACCTGCTGGATGTCATGAGGCCTGGCGTGCTGCTCGCTCTGAGCAACCTGCAGCTGAGGGGCCAGTCCACGCGGCCCACCCCCGTCGTGTACGCAGGAGACCTCACCGTCTTCTCCACCAACCCCAAAGAAGAGCATCTACAAAAAGTTCTCGCACAGCTCAGGAACCTTGTGCGG GAACGAGAGAACTTCTTAGCGTGCGCTGAGGACAAACTTTCCCAAGTGCTCAAGTCTGACGTATGGAGCTCCGTCTGTTCTCCCTCTCTCAAAACTCCACCGACGCAACACTTGAGGACAAAC CAGCCAATCAAAAGCCTGGGCTGCTTCACTCCACTGAGCAGGAATTTTCAGCCGCCAGCCAATGCTTCTTCATCAGAGAAAGACCCGAGAACCTGGAAGAGGAGGCGGGCCGTGGATTCCCTCTCTCGTGTGCCATCCCCGCCGTTGTTTCTCCATCCGCGCTTGGCTGCTTCACCCTCCGTCAACAAAACTTTCACCCCTCCTCGGAGAGCCAACGCGCCCCTCACTTCAAAAAGCGTCCCCCCCCCAAACCTGCCGCCTCTATCTGCGAGCCCACCCGAGGTAAAGGAGGAGGACGCTTGGGTCAACGACCACGAGCTCGCGATGATTGACACGCAGGCGTTACATGTCAGCGATGCACTGTAA